The following proteins come from a genomic window of Miscanthus floridulus cultivar M001 chromosome 2, ASM1932011v1, whole genome shotgun sequence:
- the LOC136537413 gene encoding uncharacterized protein, whose product MPVTFGDPTNYRIEILTFEVVGFHGTYHAIMGQPCYAKFMAILNYTYLKHKMLSLCGVITISTTFQRAYECEVKCCEHALAIIASEELTIIKEGTTKEAPNSKRLARSFESMEGIKEVLVDPSSFDRKVVCIGTTLSSK is encoded by the coding sequence ATGCCCGTCACCTTCGGGGATCCAACAAACTATAGGATAGAGatactcaccttcgaggtggttggattccacgggacctaccacgccatcatgggacaaccatgctacgcgaagttcatggccatcctcaactacacctacctaaagcatAAGATGCTAAGCctgtgtggggtcatcaccatcagcaccaccttccagcgtgcctacgagtgcgaggttaaGTGCTGTGAGCATGCCTTGGCAATCATCGCCTCTGAGGAGCTCACGATCATCAAGGAAGGGACTACCAAGGAGGCACCCAACTCCAAGCGGTTGGCCAGATCCTTTGAGTCCATGGAGGGCATCAAGGAGGTGCTCGTAGACCCTAGTAGCTTTGATAGAAAAGTGGTGTGcatcggcaccacgctttcctccaaatag